In Desulfomicrobium apsheronum, one genomic interval encodes:
- a CDS encoding ABC transporter ATP-binding protein → MLLEVKNLYVKYGNIEALHGISFTVAKGEIVTLIGANGAGKTTTLHTITRVPPPEGPKITQGDILYEGKSIIGTEAHKVVQDLKIALSPEGRHIFGNLTVEENLQLATYARKDNDQIQVDFKRVYDLFPRLFERRKQRSESLSGGEQQMLSVGRSLMTGANFIMLDEPSMGLAPLLMYDMFRALKELNSQGMTLLLIEQNARIALQFAHRGYVLDTGAIVASGNARELMNNPDVKKAYLGG, encoded by the coding sequence ATGCTGCTCGAAGTCAAAAATCTCTATGTGAAGTACGGCAACATCGAAGCCCTGCACGGCATTTCCTTCACCGTGGCCAAGGGTGAGATCGTCACCCTGATCGGAGCCAACGGCGCGGGGAAAACGACCACCCTGCACACCATCACCCGCGTCCCGCCGCCGGAAGGACCGAAGATCACCCAGGGCGACATCCTCTACGAGGGCAAGAGCATCATCGGCACGGAAGCGCACAAGGTCGTGCAGGACCTCAAGATCGCCCTGTCCCCCGAAGGGCGGCACATCTTCGGCAACCTGACCGTGGAGGAAAACCTGCAACTGGCCACCTACGCGCGCAAGGACAACGACCAGATCCAGGTGGATTTCAAGAGAGTCTACGACCTCTTCCCCCGACTCTTCGAGCGCCGCAAGCAGCGCAGCGAATCCCTGTCCGGCGGCGAACAGCAGATGCTCTCCGTGGGTCGGTCGCTGATGACCGGAGCCAACTTCATCATGCTCGACGAACCCTCCATGGGACTGGCGCCGCTTCTGATGTACGACATGTTCCGGGCCTTGAAAGAACTCAATTCCCAAGGCATGACCCTGCTGCTGATCGAGCAGAACGCGCGCATCGCCCTGCAGTTCGCGCACCGGGGCTATGTGCTCGACACCGGGGCCATCGTCGCCTCCGGCAACGCCCGGGAACTGATGAACAACCCCGACGTGAAAAAAGCGTATCTCGGAGGCTGA